The sequence atgaatttacagtaatgccgtttggattgatgaacgcaccagcagtgttcattgATCTCATAaatcgtgtgtgtaagccatatctagaaaagtttgttattgtgtttattgatgatattttggtatattcgAAGAACGAgcaggaacatgaacaacatccccgtttgatacttgagatgctcaggaaagaacagctgtacttgaaatttttgaagtGTGACTTCTGGCTATAAGAAGTTCAAATTTTGCGTCATATCGTGGGTATTaatggtattcaggttgatcctgcgaagatagaaacAGTCAAGAAataggagactcctaagtcgccaacgcagattcggtaattcttaggtctcgccggttattataggagattcattgagggattttctactattgctcgACCATTGACAttgttgactcacaagggtaaagagtatgagtggactgagcaacacgagtctgcatttcagttgttaaaacagaaattgactactgcttcgattttgtctttacccgagtggaatgaagatttcgtgatttactgtgatgcttcacgacagggttttgcTTGCGTGTTGATGTAGCGGAAGAAAGTGATCGCCTATggatcacgacagttgaagatacatgagcagaattatacgacacataatTTGGAGCTTGGTGTTGtagtctttgcactgaagatgtggagacactacttgtatggtactaagttgaATTAATCATGTGTACATTTATTCTATAATGTGTATAAATTAATTATTAAGTATTGATAGTATCAAATACATttggtataagttatattatttatttaacttATATTTAACTTATAacttatacttatatttttttagttAAATATTACTAGTATTTATTTAATATTCCATATGTATGTAAATATGTAAGAAGTTATCCTCAATTAATTTTTACCAAAACTTACCCCCTCAAATAGTACCGCCAATATCACGGATTACGGAGCTAAATTTTAAAGCTGATCCAAAATTTTTCATTCAAAAATtatgataaatttaaaaaatttGGGTTGATCCTGCCACACTAGTTTTGATCCATCCACACCAAAACAATTtaattacctattttacccttTAAAAATAGTATGTTGACTTAATAGTAGTTTAAGGGTAAAATAGGAAGTTTGTATTATTTTGGTGTGGATAGATCAAATGCTAGTGTGGAAAGATCACCTCCCAAATTCAAAGGTGCCAAATCAAATTGGGGTTAGCTAAAAGATTTTTGAACAACTTTGTAACTCATTTTTCACCAAAGAACTTAGGTATCTCTTTTTTCACCAAAGTACACTGGTATCTCTCTTTTTTCACCATATTgggttattcgtatttgattttcttAACGTTTCTATAATTATAATTGTTTATAACATATATTGTTGCTATCTACTCTGTATATAATTTTGTTTATAACTCTGTTTCATTAATTGTTCTAGTTTAAATGAATAGATGTTATTCATATAATTGCTGAGTATTGTTCTTTACATTTTTTTAGATTATGGAAATGGAAGGAAACAATAAGACTTTCCTTAGATCCTCTAAACAAGTTGAGGCTATTACGATTCAAACAACCTAGAAAAGGAAAACCAAACAGTTCGTTGCTCCCAATACCATTAGACATGCGACTTTAACAAATAAACGAGTTATTGTTAGTCCTATTGTCTCCAAACTTTAACCTCAAAATCCCAGATGCAAAAGGGCCAAGCAAATGATACGAGGCATAGGGTAAAAAAAAAAAGCAAAGTTCAAGATGGAACAAGGGTCAGATTTGGTGAGTTCATATTAAAACAATCATCATTAATTCTACATTCAGTTGAATACTTTTTTTGTGTAACTTTTTGCAATTGCATAGGATCTTGAAGATGAAAATACAGATGAAAATTTTGAGTCCAGACCCAAGCGAGCTAGACATGTAGAAGTTATAATTAGAAGTCTTAGAGATGAGGAAATGGATACGGAGCTCGAAAATGAAGCGAACAATGAATAAGAGGATAACACATATGACAATGGCTATTATGAAGAtcttgaagagcatcaacgacgacAAATTGAAGAAGCTTTATTTGTTCTATATTTCTTGATGCTTGATTCTTTTTATTATCTTAAATAATGTAttctaactttcattttattttacTGTTATATGCATGCCAATTATGCGAGTAAAGAATTAAATGTGAATGATACAAGTTTGAGAGATGAGCAGCAAACCAGACCAGAGCAAGATGAACAAGGTTATTTTTTGTTTTTCTAATTTGGTTTGTTTATTTGATTTGTATTGTTGCTTGCTTAATATATCAGTTGTAAATCAAATGCACATATTTTTTAGCTAAACAAGTCGACAAAGTTAGAGGACCGACAGTTATGCGAAAAATTTGGAAACATAAGCCATCTGTTCGACTTCCTATTGTTGTTAATGAACATGGATAGCCAATTGGTCCTAACAGTAGTCAACTCACCGATTTTATTGGTCACTTATTTCAGAGTTACTATTATTGTCTAGTTTATACATCGTGGAATAAAGTTATATAAAAAAACTGAAGCTGCTGAAGGAGTTAAGGGTACATATTTTTAAAATCTGTGTGTTAATAAGCCTTTTTTTATTCTCGTGTGAtatgtttttctttttataatttgtagtCAAAGTTTGATATTCCACCAACTGCTGATTCTTGGATACTCCTGTCATTTGAGTGCAAAATGAAAAATTGGAGGGCGACACTGAAGGACTATTACTATGATGCGTCTGTATCAATGGAGGTTCAATTAAAGTCACCACCTCTAGAACTCAACAAAAAACATTGGAGACGACTTCTTGAATATTGGAGTAGAGAAAATGTGATGGTATGAAATATTCTTACACATggtgtatatttttttatattgttttattTTCATATTAGGATATTTAATAGGTTCTCTTTTTCAGGAGATGAGCGTAAAAAATAAAGCTAATATGGCTAACAAGAAGTTGCTGCAAGTGATGGGGAAAAACCATTTTGCAATAATTCGTGAAGAACTGAAGGTAATATCATGGGAAAATTATTTATATAGTATAGCTTTTGATATACATTGTTAATAGTTACCTCATTTTTACTCATTGCAGGCGAGTTTGGGAAGAGAACCAACTAGGGTGGATATGTTTAAGAAGTGTTTTTCAAATGGAAGTGGTGAAGGTGAAGCTGCTCGTGCAATTGTAAGTAATTTTACAAGCACAATTATGTTGTATATGAAATAATAAAAAGTGGATCAAGTATATCCTACATATGATATCAgtagatgtatatttatatgttaattaatCAC comes from Rutidosis leptorrhynchoides isolate AG116_Rl617_1_P2 chromosome 4, CSIRO_AGI_Rlap_v1, whole genome shotgun sequence and encodes:
- the LOC139842298 gene encoding uncharacterized protein; its protein translation is MHANYASKELNVNDTSLRDEQQTRPEQDEQAKQVDKVRGPTVMRKIWKHKPSVRLPISKFDIPPTADSWILLSFECKMKNWRATLKDYYYDASVSMEVQLKSPPLELNKKHWRRLLEYWSRENVMEMSVKNKANMANKKLLQVMGKNHFAIIREELKASLGREPTRVDMFKKCFSNGSGEGEAARAIEQMKELTEKLGDGATDAPGPDDVYAKIMGQHKYGSAETYGLGVHAKDLWGAPGRSAIHKENAQMKAEKAELVDENVRIKAQLAEKQNGSGVQNIDSVVHSSGVQRLKVTRGWLRSLDPRMVVLGIEIGPDWYEVEVQVSINKDEALFRPHDHLVYIHDVIGPNWGCDTIAWPTALIEMVRDD